The following coding sequences lie in one Phalacrocorax aristotelis chromosome 2, bGulAri2.1, whole genome shotgun sequence genomic window:
- the LOC142053158 gene encoding fidgetin-like protein 1: METPGRSALHLSDWQKSYFAVTSGACTPGQKADEYRAQILRVQYAWANSEISQACATNLFRKYAEKYSAIIDSDNIETGLNNYAENILTLAKCQQNDSDKWQSALTTDNVFGLKRVQERMQAGKNFRSSGVAPADACAPADKGLGASAAPGLPQLGVPSGAGETELCAGPAKRAGRGPDLLGQPSPAESPQSGMPAATETSAARPAASASFKEQLPTGFQATPLFGSKEAARGGSLKPSSSCRDGRHLSLPGQSATPAWSASSGKRRAFYGLADEGSAVAPSLAPCQASVGTETSSLSGSRNRDEESSVPGFRTAKEQLWVDQQKKSQHLPQRAPVASYGGVKKSLGAGRSRGPFGKFVPPVPKQDGNENGEAQCKPHARGPVDPPPLVDERLKNIEPKMVELIMHEIMDHGPPVSWDDIAGVEFAKATIKEIVVWPMLRPDIFTGLRGPPKGILLFGPPGTGKTLIGKCIACQSGATFFSISASSLTSKWVGEGEKMVRALFAVARCQQPAVIFIDEIDSLLSQRGDGEHESSRRIKTEFLVQLDGAATSSEDHILVVGATNRPQEIDEAARRRLVKRLYIPLPEASARKQIVTRLMSKEHCSLSEGELDVIVKKSNGFSGADMAQLCREASLGPIRSLQATDIATIAPEQVRPIAFLDFESAFRTVRPSVSSKDLELYETWNQTFGCGGSSHPTCFSGMSP; encoded by the coding sequence ATGGAGACCCCCGGCCGCAGTGCGCTGCACCTGAGTGACTGGCAGAAGAGCTACTTTGCTGTTACCTCTGGCGCCTGCACGCCCGGGCAGAAGGCAGATGAATACCGTGCCCAAATCCTGCGCGTACAGTACGCGTGGGCAAACTCCGAGATCTCTCAAGCCTGTGCCACCAACCTGTTTAGAAAGTATGCAGAGAAATACTCTGCAATTATTGACTCTGACAACATAGAGACTGGCTTGAATAACTACGCTGAAAACATTTTGACTTTGGCAAAGTGCCAGCAAAACGACAGTGACAAGTGGCAATCTGCCCTGACAACAGATAATGTATTTGGGTTAAAGCGTGTGCAAGAGCGGATGCAGGCTGGCAAAAATTTCCGAAGCTCTGGGGTGGCACCGGCAGATGCCTGTGCCCCAGCTGATAAAGGGCTTGGTGCCTCCGCCGCTCCAGGTCTTCCTCAGCTCGGCGTCCCCAGTGGCGCCGGAGAGACTGAACTCTGTGCTGGCCCAGCAAAACGCGCAGGTCGGGGACCCGATCTCCTTGGGCAGCCCTCACCGGCAGAGTCTCCTCAAAGCGGCATGCCTGCTGCGACCGAAACTTCGGCTGCCCGTCCTGCCGCCTCAGCCTCCTTCAAGGAACAGCTTCCTACAGGTTTCCAGGCAACTCCGCTGTTTGGAAGTAAAGAAGCGGCACGAGGCGGTTCTCTGAAACCGTCGAGCAGCTGTCGTGATGGACGACATCTGTCTCTTCCTGGTCAGTCAGCTACACCTGCCTGGTCCGCAAGttctggaaaaagaagagcGTTTTATGGCCTGGCTGATGAAGGCAGCGCGGTGGCTCCCAGCCTTGCCCCGTGCCAGGCTTCTGTTGGTACCGAAACCAGCAGTCTTTCAGGGAGCAGAAACAGAGATGAGGAGAGCAGCGTTCCTGGTTTTAGAACTGCAAAAGAACAGCTGTGGGTGGATCAGCAGAAGAAATCTCAGCACCTGCCCCAGCGTGCCCCAGTCGCCTCGTACGGAGGCGTAAAGAAGTCCCTGGGCGCAGGCAGATCTCGGGGTCCGTTTGGCAAGTTTGTTCCTCCGGTTCCAAAACAGGACGGGAATGAGAACGGAGAAGCGCAGTGTAAACCCCATGCGAGAGGGCCGGTGGATCCGCCGCCGCTTGTAGATGAGCGGCTGAAAAACATAGAGCCAAAAATGGTTGAACTCATCATGCATGAGATCATGGACCACGGGCCTCCTGTCAGCTGGGACGACATTGCCGGGGTTGAGTTTGCTAAAGCTACCATCAAAGAAATAGTGGTCTGGCCCATGCTGAGGCCAGACATCTTCACCGGGTTACGTGGTCCTCCGAAAGGAATTCTTCTCTTTGGCCCCCCTGGGACTGGCAAGACTCTTATAGGCAAGTGCATCGCGTGCCAGTCGGGAGCGACTTTTTTTAGCATCAGTGCCTCCTCTCTGACTTCCAAGTGGGTAGGCGAGGGGGAAAAGATGGTCCGTGCGCTGTTCGCTGTGGCACGATGTCAGCAGCCAGCAGTGATTTTCATCGATGAAATCGACTCGCTGCTGTCCCAGCGTGGAGATGGGGAGCACGAGTCGTCGAGACGGATAAAAACGGAATTTCTGGTCCAGTTAGATGGGGCAGCAACCTCCTCTGAAGATCATATTCTAGTGGTCGGAGCAACGAATCGGCCCCAGGAGATCGACGAAGCTGCCCGGAGGAGACTAGTGAAGAGACTGTACATCCCTCTTCCAGAAGCCTCGGCCAGGAAGCAGATTGTTACCCGCCTAATGTCAAAGGAGCACTGCTCTCTAAGTGAAGGGGAGCTGGACGTCATAGTTAAGAAATCGAATGGATTTTCTGGGGCAGACATGGCACAGCTCTGCCGAGAAGCCTCTCTGGGCCCTATCCGCAGCCTCCAGGCGACAGACATTGCAACCATCGCACCAGAGCAAGTGCGGCCTATTGCTTTTCTGGACTTTGAGAGTGCCTTCAGAACGGTGCGGCCCAGCGTCTCCTCGAAGGACCTGGAGCTGTACGAAACCTGGAACCAGACGTTTGGCTGCGGTGGGTCGTCGCACCCTACCTGTTTCTCGGGAATGTCTCCTTAG